DNA from Plasmodium yoelii strain 17X genome assembly, chromosome: 13:
tttttatcactATTTATGGAAATCAGGTTGTGATTGGCTTTTATGATGGCTAGCCACTCTACGTCATAGCATAAATAGTATTTTTCTTCTTCCCCCTTTTGCGCCTCCTCTTTTGTTGCCTCTCCCACTTCTGCCTCTTTTGCTGCCTCTCCCACTTCTGCCTCTTTTGCTGCCTCTCCCACTTCTGCCTCTTTTGCTGCCTCTCCCACTTCTGCCTCTTTTGCTGCCTCTCCCCTTTGTGGAGGAGGGGGGAGGGTGTTTGGGAGATGATCCATCTTGAGTTGTAAAGAATTATGAATTTTCTCTAGATTTAgaatttgtataaaatgtcTATGTGGTTCAGCTTTATCTAAAGACAGAAATTTGGtacaatttattttatcattatgaatataaatagATGAATATTTAACATGTAAATGAGCTGCAAACCAAAAATCGGGTTTTAATTTATGTAACAAAATTTCTGTTTGTGGATTTCCTAATGTGTTAGTTAAAATTTCTGTTTTAAAATAAGATTTTGAGTTTAATAAGTCATCTAAATTTCCAtgtttttcaatattatttgGCCAATCATGAGTAACAATTATAtcaactttattttttaatatttttaatttttcaatttcATATTTACGTATATGATATGCACTAACTTTAgaaacattattatatggatAGCATTCATcatatgttttataaaaattatattttttatatattccaCTTAAATTACATATTCTTATACCACATATATTATGTACATTTGAATGTCCTaagtaataaatatttggAGCAACCCAACCACCATaatataattgttttaaaacaTTAACAGCTTCATGATTGCCTCCAATAAACACTGTTAatatttttgcttttttttctcctgtaaaatattttgtaaaatcatttacttcttttttatatttattaggTACATTTAAGGATTCATTATCAAGATTATATCTAATACTTTGAAAATCACCACAACATATTAATAGATTaactttaaaattattttctttttctaatttatCTAATGTGTTATAAACTAAATCCAATTCCCCATGTGTGCATCCAACAACTGCTACAATCATTTGAGTTGGCAAatttgaaattaaaaaaaaaaaaaaaaaaaaaaaaaaaaaaaaaaaaaaaaattaatattttgaaaaattacaATATTTACCTTTTCTATAacatttaattttgttagacctttttttatctttacattttattaaattttaaatgtgATATATTCTCAATTGGTtggctttttttttttttttttttttgcatatttatacttattttaatagaaaaatattacCATCCTTTTGTTTTAGGGAATAAATTTActaaaactaaaaaaatataaatttatggaATGACACATTTCGAAATATATCGTTTTCTATTTCAAAGGTggaagaagaagaaaaaaaaattttataacattttttgttcAGTATTTATTATGTAAGGTAAAAAttggatttattttttttattatgaatTAAATACCAActgtaaaaaaattgtaagcaatttgtaaaaaaattgtaaaaaaattgcgaaaaaattgtaaaaaaattgtgaaaaaattgtaaaaaaattgtgaaaaaattgtgaaaaaatgTATCCCAATCCGGCttatataatacttatgtAGAGCtgagaaataaaaattttgcaTAATAAttgatttatattaaaaggataaataataatgaaaaaaaataaatgtttggtttttctcaaaaaataaaaaatagtaaaattatatatatatactaaaaatTGTAAGTTAAATGAGATCATTggaaagatataaaaaaataagcaaatatgctattataaataatacaacacattatcacaaaaaaaaaaaataataaaaaaacaaaaaataaaaacttatGAACAACGAACTGTTGAAGTATATTAAATGAtgaggaaataaaaaatgataggaaataaaaaatgataggaaataaaaaatgataggaaataaaaaatgataggaaataaaaaatgataggaaataaaaaatgataaggaataaaaaatgataaggaaataaaaaatgataggaaataaaaaatgaggaatataaaatttaattgtCTCGGTATAGCATGTATGTAAAATCATACAACAAATAaagacataaaaaaatatattccaagatacaaataaaaatattggatatatatatacatgtaattataatatgttcatttttttatttgattataAGAACAAAGCACAAACAatcgaaaataatatataagtgTGATTTCTATATttctaaataaaaaaaaaaataataataataatttagcCACATtctatatacacatataacaattaaatattatttataatttatttttctctatatatttacatatgtatgtgtatggaaatttatataaatttttgatatttttatttgaataaatTTCAACAACATTTCATTTGattagtattattttcattatatttatcatgtgcatcatttaattttattatattttttgcattaGTTATTTGTATGCCACCTTCATATGTTTCATGACTTCGAGTACTAGAACaactattattatcttttagtctattattatatatttcttgtaacaaattttcaaaaatgtGTTTTACATTCAATTTAGAAACTGCTGATGcttcagaaaaaaataaattattttctctGGCAAAGCTTGCTCCTTGTTCGTAAGTAacctaaaaaaaaaaaaaaaaaaaaaaaaaaaaaaaaataaaaataataaataaataaataaatatacacattttaaaAGGGCACAAACTGAAACAATTTTCAACTATGagttatattaaaaatttatggtaaaataatgggtgaataattttttaatttggaaacatgtgcatataaatatgagTACCTTCCTTTTTGTTTCATCTTCCTCTGCTAAATCAACCTTATTTCCTACAAGCATAATTACAATGTCTTTTTCAGAATTTTGTCTTATTTCTTCTAGccattttgaaatatttagaaaagattttttttttgttatatcaTATACTAATATTGCTCCAGCACTTCTTCTATAATGTGCACTCGTTATACTTCTATATCTTTCCTGCCCTGCCGTATCCCATATCTGATTTAGAAACATCGAAATGGTAAAAATGTGGAGTGAAATACGAAAAGCTTTCGACGCAACACTATCCATTTTATGATACatcaaattttataaaaaaataaaacgaaTCGTGGAAACGTACCTGCGCTTTTACTGTCCCACCTACTGCCAACGGGATAGTTCTTGTGGCAAATTCAACACCTAACAATATAAAACGTGtgaaaatggtgaaaattgtgaaaatggtgaaaattgtgaaaatggTGAAAAGGTGGGGTAAAGTGTGCTCCCCCTTTAGACACACCATTTatactataaaatattaacatggtttattataagtatattttttttttttaccaatTGTTGCCTTTGCGACACTGGGAAGGGATCCCCTTATATACCTAGACAATAAATGTGTTTTACCTGGAATgattaacattaaaaaaaatagtataaatattccgaaaaattgttatatatatattattacttatatattatagtgCATACTAAAATTTATCTTGGTATTATAAAGATgggtttgtttttttttttttttcttttttctatACTTTACCTACAGTTGCGTCTCCtactaaaattattttgtaaagATGATCATACTCTTCATTAGACATTTTTCtaaattaagaaaaaaaaaaaaaattctcaATATTTGATTTTGGATTATAAATTTGGTTAATATCTTTTTTGaaagataaatataaatttatgttaatCGATATAGAATTATAATACAATCATATATGTAAGTATACATACTTATGAacataattttctttataagAAATTTccaaaatatgttaaatttagGAGGGGTTGTCTgcctttaaaaaataaattaattaaccTTTTGAAGCAATCTGATATAACCATACAAATATACATACacatatgtatgcatgtacatatatatttacatatttatatatttacatatttacatatttatatacgtatgtatgtatgtatgtgtGAAAAGATGGTTGataagtttatatatatatataaggaaTATTCCATATGTATCTCAATCGTATTTACTGTTCTAATTTAAGTTTGGAGCCTTTAATTATGTTTCccaattttaattaataaaaaaagataaaataggACGTAAAAGTATACAcatttatgtattataaaaaaaataatataatcaaTATATTTTCGCTATTTAAACagatattataaacaaaatgccCTTATTTAGCAAAATTGGTAAAGcatacgaaaaaaaaaaaaaaaaaaaaaaaaaaaaacaatgttTTATTCAATAGAAGAtatcaaatatttattaaaagaaaaaaatgtatataataaaataattaatactAAAAAGTAGtacataaaatttaaaaaatttgatgATTTATGTATTtgcattttattaatttttgtaCATTTTCAATTTCACACTatcctcatttttttttattaaatatatgtatgcatagtaaattaatattattatatcaaatttgtgttttttgtttttttttgtttttttttgtttttttttgtttttatttttttttatttggaaaaatttttaatatgccTTTGGTTCctcaatattattaattttctttatattaataaatggggaaataagataaattaaataaaatacataaaacatataaaaaaaagtgtgTATATATTGTGCAAAGGGTAAAAGCTGTCCTCAACATATCTAtgtgtatttatatttgtattataaCACACGcattacatattataaaaagaaTGTATAAGTatgttgtatatattttccagtttttaatatataaacatttgatatatatgtttatgttttttttttttttataataattaaaaaaaaattacaattatttaaggtattattcttttattatatatgcaactaatttattgaatttcatcttaaaaaaaaaagttatacaGTTTAATGTCTGGGGGTGAATAAAAAGGGGTAAAATGTGTCTTATCTTTTGTGTATTTaaaatgtatacatatattatatatatatatatatacatatattatat
Protein-coding regions in this window:
- a CDS encoding RNA lariat debranching enzyme, putative; the protein is MIVAVVGCTHGELDLVYNTLDKLEKENNFKVNLLICCGDFQSIRYNLDNESLNVPNKYKKEVNDFTKYFTGEKKAKILTVFIGGNHEAVNVLKQLYYGGWVAPNIYYLGHSNVHNICGIRICNLSGIYKKYNFYKTYDECYPYNNVSKVSAYHIRKYEIEKLKILKNKVDIIVTHDWPNNIEKHGNLDDLLNSKSYFKTEILTNTLGNPQTEILLHKLKPDFWFAAHLHVKYSSIYIHNDKINCTKFLSLDKAEPHRHFIQILNLEKIHNSLQLKMDHLPNTLPPPPQRGEAAKEAEVGEAAKEAEVGEAAKEAEVGEAAKEAEVGEATKEEAQKGEEEKYYLCYDVEWLAIIKANHNLISINSDKNYNLEDLKYPTDEDFEFVKEKLKKLKQISINGKQYYPINGYNTPNYKNLIEQRKYFLNLLDLEELNIYSDYELNFFNEELKKINQQIPKENSQILIEQETDICLNEKN
- a CDS encoding ras-related protein Rab-11B, putative; the protein is MSNEEYDHLYKIILVGDATVGKTHLLSRYIRGSLPSVAKATIGVEFATRTIPLAVGGTVKAQIWDTAGQERYRSITSAHYRRSAGAILVYDITKKKSFLNISKWLEEIRQNSEKDIVIMLVGNKVDLAEEDETKRKVTYEQGASFARENNLFFSEASAVSKLNVKHIFENLLQEIYNNRLKDNNSCSSTRSHETYEGGIQITNAKNIIKLNDAHDKYNENNTNQMKCC